From the Prochlorococcus marinus str. AS9601 genome, the window CTCGATAAACTCTTTTTCTTCTTCAAGTAGGTGAAGAATAACATCTGTACCAATTGTTTCTCTTTCAGATTCCTCTAACGTGAAATTTGGCGATCCATCACAAGACCATTTGAAAGCTTTTGATTCCCCAATTGCCGACTTAGTTAATATATCAACTCTATCTGCCACCATGAAACTTGAATAAAAACCTAGTCCAAAATGACCTATGAATTCATCATTATCTTTTTTGTATTTTGTTAGGAATTCTTCAGCACTAGAAAATGCAACTTGATTTATGTACTTCTTAATTTCTTCATCATTCATTCCAATTCCATTATCGGAAATTGTTAACGTACTTTTTTCACGGTTAATTGTTATTTTTACTTGAGCCTCCTCAGTATTCTCGCAATCACCAGCCATAGAGGCCATTCTCCTTTTACTAATTGCGTCAACACCATTACTAACAAGTTCTCTTAAAAAGATTTCATGGTCAGAATATACTGCCTTCTTGATAATTGGGAAAATATTTTCGGTATTAATACGAATTTCGCCTTTTTCCATTTAAAAAAAATCAAACATATTAAATAATATTTCTTAAAAACTTGTTAATCAAGTTTAATTAGGAGTATTGTCCGAACAATATTTGAATTTTAAAACTTAAATAAACTTTTAAAAGGTTTTATTTAACCCACAAAATCTCACTACAATTGTTTTCTTTCATAATTTGATTGGCTTTAGCCAAGTCATCACATGGATTTAAATGTAAGACGGCAATGTTTCCTCTTTTTTGTTGTTCTTTTTGTTCATTCATACCTTTTTCTAACAAATACGAATCTTTAAACATCAATAAAATTCTTTTTTTATCTGTCTTTTCTTCCTTAATTAAATTTCTTAAAATGTCTACTGAAATTGTAAATCCAATCCCATTAAATATTTTCTCATTAGGACTAAATGATCTTACTAACTCATCATATCTTCCGCCTTTTGCGATTACGCTTTTATTTTTACCATTATCCCCTATTAATTGAAAAACTATTCCTTCATATAAATTCAAGTGAGGTTGAAAAGTGGGATCAAGTTGTAATTTAACACCATATTTATTTGATATTTTTGATAATGTTTCAAATAAAAAATTTAAGTCATCTAATGTTTTACTAGTACCATATATAGTTTTTAATTTTTTTAAAATTGCAATTGGCTCTCCTCGTGTGAATAAAAGATCTTTAAGAATATATTTATCATCTTCATCTATTCCTAATTTAGATAAATTATCTTGATCAAAATTAACCAGACTTTTCTTAATTTCTTCAAAATTATTATTCTTATATTTGTTCAGTATCAAGTCCATTATTTTTGTGGTACTTACTAGTAGAAATAAATTACAACCGTCCTTCAAATTAATATTATCGATTGAATCAAACAAAATATTAATAACTTCAATTTCTGGGTATTTTGTATCATATCCAATTAATTCAATTCCACTCTGCAATTTTTCTTGTAACTTAAATGAATTTTTATTATTTTGTTTTTTATCAAAAACCATTCCATTAGTGAATAATCTTATAGGTCTTTTCTTATTTATTAATCTTGTAGATGATAATTTAACAATTGATGTTGTCATTTCTGGCCTAAGACATAATGAATTATTACTTACTATTCCTACAACCTGATTTTCG encodes:
- a CDS encoding ATP phosphoribosyltransferase regulatory subunit gives rise to the protein MSDIKEIKLVDVKNNSNIINNLNSIYKLWGYEEVSPSFINTLQTIKGRGVIDENQVVGIVSNNSLCLRPEMTTSIVKLSSTRLINKKRPIRLFTNGMVFDKKQNNKNSFKLQEKLQSGIELIGYDTKYPEIEVINILFDSIDNINLKDGCNLFLLVSTTKIMDLILNKYKNNNFEEIKKSLVNFDQDNLSKLGIDEDDKYILKDLLFTRGEPIAILKKLKTIYGTSKTLDDLNFLFETLSKISNKYGVKLQLDPTFQPHLNLYEGIVFQLIGDNGKNKSVIAKGGRYDELVRSFSPNEKIFNGIGFTISVDILRNLIKEEKTDKKRILLMFKDSYLLEKGMNEQKEQQKRGNIAVLHLNPCDDLAKANQIMKENNCSEILWVK